The Malus domestica chromosome 10, GDT2T_hap1 genome contains a region encoding:
- the LOC103449830 gene encoding putative polyol transporter 1, with amino-acid sequence MEMADRKPQNTEASGQKTIADFDPPKAAKTKKFAIACATLASMTSILLGYDIGVMSGASLFIKENLKITDVQVEVLNGTLNLYSLIGSALAGRTSDWIGRRYTIVLSGAIFFAGALLMGFAPNYAFLMFGRFIAGVGVGYALMIAPVYTAEISPASFRGLLTSFPEVFVNVGILLGYVSNYALSNLPIHLNWRIMLGLGAVPSLFLAVGVLGMPESPRWLVMQGRLGDARKVLNKTSCTHEEAQLRLDEIKEAAGIPKESNEDIVQVSKKSKGEGVWKDLIVRPTPAVRHILIVGVGIHFFQQISGIDSVVLYSPRIFEKAGITSYNDKLLATVAVGVVKTIFILVATFMLDKFGRRPLLLTSVGGMIFSLTLLGVGLTVVDHSHGKVQWAVALCIAMVMFNVAFFSIGLGPVTWVYSSEIYPLQLRAQGCAMGVAMNRVMSGVISMTFISLYKAITIGGAFFLYAGTSSIAFIFFYTMLPETQGRTLEDMELLFGKYHKWRQANAMLKKKEAAEKSQSA; translated from the exons ATGGAGATGGCTGACCGGAAACCTCAAAATACTGAAGCCTCAGGCCAGAAGACTATTGCGGACTTTGATCCCCCAAAGGCCGCGAAGACAAAGAAGTTCGCTATTGCCTGTGCCACTTTGGCTTCAATGACTTCAATCTTGCTGGGCTATG ATATTGGTGTGATGAGTGGAGCATCACTCTTCATCAAAGAAAACCTGAAAATCACCGACGTACAAGTTGAAGTCCTCAACGGTACTCTGAACCTGTACTCCCTCATCGGTTCCGCCTTGGCAGGAAGAACATCCGATTGGATTGGCCGACGATACACCATTGTCCTCTCTGGAGCCATCTTCTTTGCTGGAGCCCTCCTGATGGGATTTGCCCCCAACTACGCCTTCCTCATGTTCGGCCGATTTATTGCTGGAGTTGGAGTTGGTTACGCTCTTATGATAGCTCCTGTCTATACAGCCGAAATCTCTCCAGCCTCATTCCGTGGCCTCCTCACATCTTTCCCTGAG GTGTTTGTTAATGTTGGTATATTACTTGGGTACGTATCCAACTATGCCTTGTCCAATCTCCCGATCCACTTGAACTGGAGGATCATGCTCGGCCTTGGCGCAGTTCCCTCTCTTTTCCTCGCCGTCGGCGTCCTAGGCATGCCTGAGTCACCACGCTGGCTCGTCATGCAGGGGCGACTCGGAGACGCCAGGAAAGTCCTGAACAAAACTTCTTGTACCCATGAGGAGGCTCAGCTCAGACTAGACGAGATCAAAGAGGCCGCTGGAATCCCAAAAGAGTCCAACGAGGATATCGTTCAGGTTTCGAAGAAAAGCAAAGGTGAAGGCGTATGGAAAGACTTGATCGTTCGGCCCACCCCAGCTGTCCGCCATATTTTGATCGTGGGAGTTGGTATCCACTTCTTCCAGCAAATCTCCGGTATTGACTCCGTCGTGTTGTACAGCCCCAGGATCTTCGAGAAGGCCGGAATCACTTCCTACAATGACAAACTACTTGCAACCGTAGCCGTTGGAGTTGTCAAGACCATTTTCATCCTGGTCGCCACCTTTATGCTTGACAAGTTCGGACGTCGTCCTTTGCTTTTGACCAGTGTGGGTGGAATGATCTTCTCTCTCACATTGCTCGGTGTGGGCCTTACAGTCGTCGATCATTCCCACGGCAAGGTCCAATGGGCCGTCGCTCTGTGCATTGCGATGGTAATGTTCAACGTTGCGTTTTTCTCCATCGGGCTTGGACCCGTCACCTGGGTCTACAGCTCAGAGATCTACCCGCTGCAGCTCCGCGCGCAAGGGTGCGCTATGGGAGTGGCCATGAATAGGGTGATGAGCGGAGTCATCTCCATGACTTTTATTTCATTGTATAAGGCCATCACGATCGGTGGCGCCTTCTTCCTTTATGCCGGAACTTCGTCGATTGCTTTTATATTCTTTTACACAATGCTGCCAGAAACACAAGGCCGAACCCTCGAAGATATGGAGCTCTTGTTTGGCAAATACCATAAGTGGAGACAAGCGAATGCCATGCTCAAGAAGAAGGAAGCTGCTGAGAAAAGCCAAAGCGCTTAA